The stretch of DNA ACCTGCCTGGCGGTTTCATCATCCAGCAGCAGAGTAACCCCTCTGTTGTCCAGCCAAGTATCAATTTCGCTTACCAGGTGTATTATTTTTTCTTTTGCCAAATTGGACAACAGGCCTATAGTATTCAATGTTCCGCTCCTCCGGATAAATTGCGGTGTGCCTCGGACACCGCCCGGTCAATCAATACAGATAACCCGTCTATATTAAGGGCGGGTTTTTTAAAATAAAGCAGGTATTCTATATTTCCCTCCGGCCCCTTGACCGGAGAATAATCAACACCCAGCACAGCCATGTCTAAATTTGTGGCCATGTGCACAACCTTTTGCAGCACTTCCCTGTGCACCGCCGGGTCCTTAACTACACCTTTCTTACCCACCGCCTCTCGTCCAGCCTCAAACTGCGGCTTAACCAGAGCCACGCCCTCGTAATTGTCCAGCAGGTAATCCACCCGGGGCAACACCAGCGCCAGTGAAATAAATGAAACATCAATGGTGACCAGATCCGGCAGTCCCGCAGTGAATACATCCTTACCCATATGGCGAATATTGGTACGCTCCAGCACCAGCACACGGGGATCAGAGCGCAACGACCAGGCCATCTGGCCGTAGCCGACGTCCACCGCGTACACCAAAGCTGCACCATTTTGCAGGGCACAATCGGTAAACCCCCCGGTGGAGGCCCCAATATCCAATACCAGCCTACCCTGCATATCAATAGGGAAAACTTGCAATGCCCGTGCCAGTTTGTAGCCGCCCCGGCTGACAAAGGGCATTTTTTGCTTAATATTAATATCCTCTTTCCGGGCATCCACCTTTTGCCCCGGCTTATCCACCAGGACACCGCTCACCGTAACATCACCGGCCATTAGAGCGGCCCGGGCCTTTTCCCTACTTTCAAAGAGTCCCATTTCCACAAGTAACACGTCTATTCTTTTCTTTTCCGTCACTGTCTTTACGCGCCTCCGCCCAGGCCAATTATTCTTTTGCCCTTGGCTTTACGGGAACCAATCATTTGCATGGCCAGATTCATTATATTTTCCGGTGTTAACCCGTAGTTTTTACGTAATAACGACTGGCCGCCGTGTTCTATGAACACATCCTCGATCCCCACGCATTTAACCTGTATCCCAGGCATTTCTTTGGCCGCAAGCAATTGCAGGACGGCCGAGCCAAAACCGCCCGCCAGGGTATTCTCCTCAATAGTTATTAAACGTCCGGTGCGAGCAGCCCACCTGGTGATACACTCATCATCCAGGGGTTTAATAAACCTGGCATTAATTACAGTGGCCAGCACGCCTCGCTCCTTTAACATAACTGCCGCACGGCGTGCCACCGGCACCATATTACCCACGGCCAACAAAGTGATATCTTTACCTTCAACAAGTACTTCGGCCTGCCCCACGGGTAAAGCCCGGCTGTGCAGATCCAGAGCTACCCCCAAGCCGGTACCACGGGGATAGCGCACAGCGCACGGGCCGTTTACTTGTAATGCGGTATGCAGCATATGCTGCAGCTCATTTTCATCAGCCGGTGCCATAATGGTCATATGGGGGGCGCTGCGTAAATAGGAAATATCAAATAAACCGTGGTGGGTGGGACCATCATCGCCTACAATACCGCTGCGATCCACAGCAAACACCACCGGCAGTTTTTGGAGGCACACATCGTGGATAATCTGGTCATAAGCCCGCTGCAAAAATGTTGAATAAACCGCCACCACAGGTTTGTATCCTTGAGTGGCCAGACCGGCGGCCATAGTTACGGCGTGTTGTTCAGCAATACCTACATCAAAAAACCTGCTGGGAAATTTTTTAGCAAACTCATTAAGGCCGGTGCCACTGCACATGGCCGCAGTAATGCCGACAACAGCAGGGTCCTGTTCAGCCAGTTTAACCAGCGTGCGCCCAAAAATTTCGGTATAAGTGCTGATATCGCTTTTTTTCAAGCAATTCCCCGAGCTGATATCAAAGGGTCCGATGCCGTGAAATTTATCCGCCTTTTCCACCGCCGGCGCATACCCGCACCCCTTTTCCGTGACCACATGAACCAGCACCGGTCCGCCCAGCGATTTGGCCTGTTCAAAAGTGTTCAGCATAGAGAGCATATTGTGGCCGTCAATAGGCCCCAGGTAAGTAAAACCCATTTCCTCAAAAATCATACCCGGCACCACCAGGTACTTAAAGCTATCCTTAAGTCGTTCCGCCACTTTAACCACAGTGGAACCAATAGAAGGTATACGGCGTAATATCTGTTCAATTTCGTCCTTGCCCCGGGAATACTTAGGATCGGTACGCATACGGTTCAGGTAACCCGACATGGCACCTACATTAGCAGAAATACTCATTTTATTGTCGTTTAACACTACAATCAGGTCTTTTTTCAAATGCCCGGCATGGTTAAGGGCTTCATAGGCCATACCTCCGGTCATTGACCCGTCACCAATCACCGCCACTACTGCATAACGATCACCTTTCAAGTCTCTGGCCAGTGCCATACCCAGAGCCGCCGATATAGATGTACTGCTGTGGCCTGTAGCAAAGGCATCGTGCTCGCTCTCATCCGGACGGGGAAAGCCGCTTAGCCCGCCGTGACAGCGCAGCGTGTAAAATTGCTCCCTCCTGCCGGTAATTAATTTATGCACATAACACTGGTGCCCCACATCCCAAATGATTTTATCCCGGGGCGTGTAAAATACACGGTGCAGTGCCAGGGTAAGTTCCACTACCCCCAGGTTGGGTGCCAGATGCCCGCCGTTTTTAGCTACAGTTGTAATGATTTCCTCCCTGATTTCGCCGGCCAGTTGTTCCAGCTGGGGAATAGTGAGTGCCCGCACATCCCAGGGTGAGTTTATTTGATCCAAATACCTGCCCAAGGTTTCACCTCATCTTGTTGTCAGGTTGTTTCACACATAGGATTAAATTTATTTTTTTACTATTCTTATACCCGTTATACTACTGAAAGCTGCCATTATCCTGCCTACGAAAAAAATTACCTCGTTAGAATTACTAAGGGCTATTTTTTTCCCGTAGGCTTTCCCCCCCACGGTTAAGGCGGCAATCAGTGCTGTCACCAGCATATTCAGTAAAAACCGGTTAAAATCCTCCCAAAGAGTCATAATCTGCAAAACCAGAGCAATGCCCAGCGCACCGCTTACCGTACCAGCTATATCACCAATCACATCATTGGCTATATTGGCTACCCGGTCGGCATTGCGAATTAATAACACACCTTCCCTGGCACCGGCCACTTTCTTGGATGCCTTGGCATGAAATGGAGCTTCATTCGCTGCGGCCACCGAGGTACCAATGACATCCGATGTTATACCAAATAATATAATTAACATCAGTAGTAAAAACGAAAATGTCAGGCTATTGATAGCTTCAGATATTAACTGAGATAATAAAAAGAAAATGGCAGCAAGGATAAAAGAAATAAAACCGACAAATACAACAAACTTGCCGGAAACCGTAGATTTGTTATTTTTCAAACTATTCACTCCGTAAAGTATGTGACGGCCGATATGGCAGACCCCTGGTCTCTTAAACCAGAGTTGTTAATATGACAGAGCCCGGGTTTCTTGAACCCGGGTGATAATATGTACACAAACAAGTGACAACGACACGGGTAAATGTTGTGGCTTAGGTCCAGCAGGTTTTCCCAATTTCGTACCGGCTGTTGCCATACCGGCGGTTTCCCATTAAACGAAATTCCGGATTTAGATTTAGTATCCGGGGCTGGATTACCACTTAGTCCACACTGCAATCCCCGCATCGTCCCGATTTACCGGACAGCCTAGGAGTTTTCCTCAACGGGAGTACCTTTTCCTAGCCTCTTTTGCAATGACGGTTTAAGCCGAGAGTACATCACGCATGGGCCCATACGTAATGTCCCAATATAAAAGCCTCCACCGGCACCACTCAAGGCAGGCTACACTGCACGCAGCTTTCCCCACGAGCAGGTTTACCCCCAAGCCATAGCAACTGCGTTAACAAGCCACCACGCACTTGGGTCTCCACGGGGGCAGGGTCAACGCCCACATGCCATTGCGGGTCGCCCCGCCCCCTTAACTCCCAGTACCAACCCCCAACTGGGCGTCGGCAGCCAGCACCAGGAACTTCATCGATGTGCCCTTGACGGATTTTTGGGCCCGCCTTCAAAAAAGGGTTCCCGACTAGGATACTGCATCACTTGTTCAATAAAAATAAAGTATTTTCAGTGAATAATTATAACACGACGTTTCCTGAGCGGCAAACACCTATTCCCGCCATCTGGCATCAATAATGACCAGGTGCCGCTGTTTTATGCCCCCGCACTGAGCCGCGTTAATTAATAGCCGTCTTTATGATAGTTATCCATGTATCCGTTCAACGCTTAATAAACTAATTCATTCTACGTAATAAAAATTATAATATTCATCAATATTCTCTGTTGATTACAAAACAAACCAGCCCCCGCAAAAAGTCAGCTTCGGCACCAAAGGAAGCCAGAGCACCATTAGCCTGCTCTGCTGCCTGCCTGGCTATGCTCCTGGCCGCAGCCAAACCGTGCAGCGCTGGATAGGTGGCTTTTTGATTTTTGGTGTCGCTGCCTATAGGCTTGCCCAGCTTTTGTTCGTCCCCTGCAATATCCAGTATATCATCTACGATTTGAAAGGCCAGACCCAGATTTTCGGCATAAACAGTAAGATGATACAGCTGCTCGGGGGCTGCACCGGCTAATATAGCTCCGGTCCGTACCGATGCCCTGTACAATGCACCGGTTTTATGCACATGGATATACTCCAGCGTTTGTTTATCGATTGATTTACCGGTGGACTGCATGTCCACCACCTGGCCACCTATTAAACCGGCTGTCCCGGCTGCCTCAGCAACTTCGGCAATTACCCGCACCACCCTGTCAGCTCCAAAAGAACCGGTTTGAGATACCCCGGCCAGCAGCCCGAAGGCCAGGGTCAGCAGCGCGTCACCCGCCAACACAGCCATGGCCTCACCGTACACTTTATGGTTGGTGGGATTGCCCCGGCGAAAATCGTCATTATCCATGGCCGGTAAATCATCGTGCACCAGAGAGTATGTGTGCAGCAGTTCTATGGCACAGGCTGCCTGCAGCACGGATTTTTCATCCCCACCTACGGCCCGGGCGCCGGCCAGTACTAAAGCAGGCCTGAGCCGCTTGCCGCCGGCAAAAACGCTATAACGCATGGCCTCATGAATCAAGGGCGGGTAACTACCTGCCTTCGGTAGGTACTCGTTTAGGGCCT from Desulfoscipio gibsoniae DSM 7213 encodes:
- a CDS encoding TlyA family RNA methyltransferase — its product is MTEKKRIDVLLVEMGLFESREKARAALMAGDVTVSGVLVDKPGQKVDARKEDINIKQKMPFVSRGGYKLARALQVFPIDMQGRLVLDIGASTGGFTDCALQNGAALVYAVDVGYGQMAWSLRSDPRVLVLERTNIRHMGKDVFTAGLPDLVTIDVSFISLALVLPRVDYLLDNYEGVALVKPQFEAGREAVGKKGVVKDPAVHREVLQKVVHMATNLDMAVLGVDYSPVKGPEGNIEYLLYFKKPALNIDGLSVLIDRAVSEAHRNLSGGAEH
- the dxs gene encoding 1-deoxy-D-xylulose-5-phosphate synthase → MGRYLDQINSPWDVRALTIPQLEQLAGEIREEIITTVAKNGGHLAPNLGVVELTLALHRVFYTPRDKIIWDVGHQCYVHKLITGRREQFYTLRCHGGLSGFPRPDESEHDAFATGHSSTSISAALGMALARDLKGDRYAVVAVIGDGSMTGGMAYEALNHAGHLKKDLIVVLNDNKMSISANVGAMSGYLNRMRTDPKYSRGKDEIEQILRRIPSIGSTVVKVAERLKDSFKYLVVPGMIFEEMGFTYLGPIDGHNMLSMLNTFEQAKSLGGPVLVHVVTEKGCGYAPAVEKADKFHGIGPFDISSGNCLKKSDISTYTEIFGRTLVKLAEQDPAVVGITAAMCSGTGLNEFAKKFPSRFFDVGIAEQHAVTMAAGLATQGYKPVVAVYSTFLQRAYDQIIHDVCLQKLPVVFAVDRSGIVGDDGPTHHGLFDISYLRSAPHMTIMAPADENELQHMLHTALQVNGPCAVRYPRGTGLGVALDLHSRALPVGQAEVLVEGKDITLLAVGNMVPVARRAAVMLKERGVLATVINARFIKPLDDECITRWAARTGRLITIEENTLAGGFGSAVLQLLAAKEMPGIQVKCVGIEDVFIEHGGQSLLRKNYGLTPENIMNLAMQMIGSRKAKGKRIIGLGGGA
- a CDS encoding polyprenyl synthetase family protein, which gives rise to MGFKEELARQANMVDEALNEYLPKAGSYPPLIHEAMRYSVFAGGKRLRPALVLAGARAVGGDEKSVLQAACAIELLHTYSLVHDDLPAMDNDDFRRGNPTNHKVYGEAMAVLAGDALLTLAFGLLAGVSQTGSFGADRVVRVIAEVAEAAGTAGLIGGQVVDMQSTGKSIDKQTLEYIHVHKTGALYRASVRTGAILAGAAPEQLYHLTVYAENLGLAFQIVDDILDIAGDEQKLGKPIGSDTKNQKATYPALHGLAAARSIARQAAEQANGALASFGAEADFLRGLVCFVINREY